A stretch of the Apteryx mantelli isolate bAptMan1 chromosome 3, bAptMan1.hap1, whole genome shotgun sequence genome encodes the following:
- the LOC106496908 gene encoding uncharacterized protein, with translation MDAGDTSALGPAGTAGTATEVPVRLEGERDTPSEGPKHTEAVVVAVPGTPEGEAATPALDSAGQAWADGVPGEAPPQGEEGESGLPALKSTKVPAAELPVQKGIQVSAFTPEATGSEAAAASGQSVSEGACVQIPAEASGPILEPKCQERTTREVLSQSDETEGGPLQDAILKTAALSQSENTEENKMDDAILSMDSPGPVTAAPTQLEGENLSALASTGMDTTDNGSSVLPGSSPKKCETQSSVAAEEPVEAAQELVETSNCEGVLREETKGERLVERAQGVGDSGTLEAVSGDERHSPAVQQGVLPVPEEGPGSAFPGAESSEAPKVSVPAPAAALEEPVAVKTVTPTDMAARTLEPLAARRGQRSPEEVPVTTVCWFCDKRLSSPRAQRSRGGQWQQG, from the coding sequence ATGGATGCAGGCGACACCTCTGCCTTGgggcctgcaggcactgcaggcaCTGCAACTGAAGTGCCTGTGCGGCTTGAAGGTGAGCGTGACACCCCCTCCGAGGGACCGAAGCACACAGAAGCAGTTGTCGTTGCGGTCCCTGGCACGCCAGAGGGAGAAGCAGCAACTCCTGCCTTGGACTCAGCAGGCCAGGCTTGGGCTGACGGAGTTCCTGGCGAGGCACCTCCCCAGGGAGAGGAAGGCGAGTCTGGGCTCCCTGCCCTAAAAAGCACCAAAGTCCCCGCTGCCGAGCTCCCCGTGCAGAAGGGGATACAAGTCTCTGCCTTCACTCCAGAAGCAACTGgctcagaagcagctgcagcgtctgggcagagtgtgagcgaGGGGGCTTGTGTGCAGAtccctgcagaagcctctgggcccATCTTGGAGCCCAAATGCCAAGAAAGAACCACCAGAGAAGTGCTCTCCCAGAGTGATGAGACGGAAGGCGGCCCACTACAAGATGCCATACTCAAAACTGCAGCCCTCTCCCAGAGTGAAAACACTGAGGAGAACAAAATGGACGACGCCATCCTCAGCATGGACTCCCCAGGCCCTGTCACTGCAGCCCCCACGCAGCTTGAAGGAGAAAACCTATCTGCCTTAGCATCCACCGGCATGGATACCACAGACAATGGGAGCAGCGTCCTCCCTGGCAGCAGCCCAAAGAAATGCGAAACACAAAGCAGCGTAGCTGCAGAAGAGCCGGTGGAAGCAGCACAAGAACTTGTAGAAACCTCAAACTGTGAGGGCGTGCTGAGGGAAGAAACCAAAGGGGAGCGACTGGTGGAAAGAGCCCAAGGCGTAGGTGACTCTGGCACACTGGAAGCTGTGAGCGGTGATGAACGTCACTCACCTGCTGTGCAGCAAGGGGTTTTACCTGTGCCAGAGGAAGGCCCTGGCTCAGCCTTCCCTGGAGCTGAAAGCTCGGAGGCACCAAAAGTGTCCGTGCCAGCACCAGCTGCTGCCCTTGAAGAACCTGTCGCTGTCAAAACCGTGACACCCACAGACATGGCAGCCAGAACGTTAGAGCCCTTGGCAGCCAGGCGTGGGCAAAGGTCTCCGGAAGAAGTCCCAGTGACTACTGTTTGTTGGTTCTGTGATAAAAGGCTATCCTCTCCACGTGCCCAAAGGAGCAGAGGGGGACAGTGGCAGCAGGGGTAA